A genomic stretch from Symbiobacterium terraclitae includes:
- a CDS encoding class I SAM-dependent methyltransferase: protein MPRTPEESRALFDHWARTYDLSLAGSDGPKAGPLAGYRASLLAAADRVPVAPGAAVLDVGIGTGALAELLAARGAALFGVDPSAEMLAVCGERHPAFTLEVGDFNQIPFAAARFDAVVSSFAFHEVPPAGRAAACAELARVLRPGGTLCLLDVMFASPASREEARAAIGEYWDDEEDYPLVGDLDALLYAAGLGATSWWQTAPFHWMVLARKPRGTA, encoded by the coding sequence ATGCCACGCACGCCTGAGGAGAGCCGGGCGCTCTTCGACCACTGGGCCCGGACCTACGACCTGAGCCTGGCCGGCAGCGACGGGCCGAAGGCGGGCCCGCTGGCCGGGTACCGCGCCAGCCTGCTGGCGGCAGCCGACCGGGTCCCGGTCGCCCCGGGTGCGGCGGTGCTGGACGTGGGCATCGGCACCGGCGCCCTGGCCGAGCTCCTGGCCGCACGGGGCGCCGCGCTGTTCGGCGTGGACCCCTCCGCCGAAATGCTGGCGGTCTGCGGGGAGCGCCACCCGGCCTTCACGCTGGAGGTGGGTGACTTCAACCAGATCCCCTTCGCCGCAGCGAGGTTCGACGCCGTCGTCTCCAGCTTCGCCTTCCACGAGGTGCCGCCCGCAGGGCGCGCTGCGGCGTGCGCCGAACTGGCCAGAGTCCTGCGGCCGGGCGGCACGCTCTGCCTGCTGGACGTGATGTTCGCCTCGCCCGCATCCCGGGAGGAGGCCCGCGCGGCCATCGGCGAGTACTGGGACGACGAGGAGGACTACCCGTTGGTCGGCGACCTGGATGCCCTGCTGTACGCGGCGGGGCTGGGGGCCACCTCCTGGTGGCAGACGGCGCCCTTCCACTGGATGGTGCTGGCCCGGAAGCCTAGGGGTACGGCGTAA
- a CDS encoding DUF1801 domain-containing protein, whose product MPTQISTVAEYLESLPEDRRAALNALREVILANLPEGYEEVFQYGMINYVVPLSRYPNTYNGLPLGYAAIASQKNYISVYLMGVYGDESHGEWFRQEFAKTGKRLDMGKSCVRFKKPEDIPLDLIGRAVALFPVDDFIALYERNRGKG is encoded by the coding sequence ATGCCGACGCAGATCAGCACGGTGGCCGAGTACCTGGAGAGCCTGCCCGAGGACCGCCGGGCCGCGCTGAACGCCCTGCGGGAGGTGATCCTGGCCAACCTGCCGGAGGGCTACGAAGAGGTCTTCCAGTACGGGATGATCAACTACGTGGTTCCCCTCAGCCGGTATCCGAACACGTACAACGGCCTCCCCCTGGGCTACGCCGCGATTGCGTCGCAGAAGAACTACATCTCGGTCTACCTCATGGGCGTCTACGGCGACGAGTCGCACGGGGAGTGGTTCCGCCAGGAGTTCGCGAAGACGGGCAAGAGGCTGGACATGGGCAAGAGCTGCGTCCGCTTCAAGAAGCCGGAGGACATCCCGCTGGACCTGATCGGCCGGGCGGTGGCCCTGTTCCCGGTCGACGACTTCATCGCGCTGTACGAACGGAACCGGGGAAAGGGCTAG
- a CDS encoding PTS mannitol transporter subunit IICB — MSQTAAAGSSNVARTRIQAFGRFLSGMVMPNIGAFIAWGLITAFFIPTGWLPNEGFATLVGPMITYLLPLLIAYTGGKAVHGVRGGVVGAVAAMGVIVGADIPMFIGAMIMGPLGGWLIKKLDEAIEGKIPAGFEMLVNNFSAGILGMILVLLAYKAIGPTVLALNNVLAAGVQWIVNAGLLPLANLFIEPGKILFLNNAINHGILGPLGVAQVQETGKSIFFLLETNPGPGLGLLLAYWLFGKGTVKQSAPGAIIIHFFGGIHEIYFPYVLMNPISVLAVMAGGVAGTFTFTITRAGLVATPSPGSIFAEMAMAPKGGLLPVLLGILVAAAVSFVVAIPLVKRHTRTATDEDLEEAKATTQALKGKGGVKKIVFACDAGMGSSAMGASVLRRKIQERGLNVAVVHSAVNEIPEDADIIITHKQLADRARQKAGNAQVIEVENFVNNPVYDEIVSNLK, encoded by the coding sequence ATGAGTCAGACCGCAGCAGCAGGTTCCTCCAACGTTGCTCGCACCCGCATCCAGGCCTTCGGCCGGTTCCTGAGCGGCATGGTCATGCCCAACATCGGCGCCTTCATCGCATGGGGTCTCATCACCGCATTCTTCATTCCGACCGGTTGGTTGCCCAACGAGGGCTTCGCCACGCTGGTCGGTCCGATGATCACCTACCTGCTCCCGCTGCTGATCGCCTACACCGGCGGCAAGGCCGTCCACGGCGTGCGCGGCGGCGTGGTCGGCGCCGTTGCGGCCATGGGCGTCATCGTCGGCGCCGACATCCCGATGTTCATCGGCGCCATGATCATGGGCCCGCTGGGCGGCTGGCTCATCAAGAAGCTCGACGAGGCGATCGAGGGCAAGATCCCCGCCGGCTTCGAGATGCTGGTCAACAACTTCTCCGCCGGCATCCTCGGCATGATCCTCGTCCTCCTGGCCTACAAGGCCATCGGTCCGACGGTGCTCGCCCTCAACAACGTCCTGGCCGCGGGCGTTCAGTGGATCGTGAACGCGGGCCTGCTGCCGCTGGCGAATCTGTTCATCGAGCCCGGCAAGATCCTGTTCCTCAACAACGCCATCAACCACGGCATCCTCGGCCCGCTCGGCGTCGCGCAGGTGCAGGAGACCGGCAAGTCGATCTTCTTCCTGCTCGAGACTAATCCGGGTCCCGGCCTCGGCCTCCTGCTGGCCTACTGGCTGTTCGGCAAGGGTACCGTGAAGCAGTCCGCCCCCGGTGCGATCATCATCCACTTCTTCGGCGGCATTCACGAGATCTACTTCCCGTACGTGCTGATGAACCCGATCTCCGTCCTGGCCGTGATGGCCGGCGGCGTCGCCGGTACCTTCACGTTCACGATCACCCGCGCCGGCCTCGTCGCCACCCCGTCGCCGGGCTCCATCTTCGCGGAGATGGCCATGGCGCCGAAGGGCGGGCTCCTCCCGGTCCTGCTCGGCATCCTGGTGGCGGCAGCCGTCTCCTTCGTCGTCGCCATCCCGCTGGTGAAGAGGCATACTAGGACCGCGACCGACGAGGACCTCGAGGAGGCCAAGGCGACCACCCAGGCCCTCAAGGGCAAGGGCGGCGTCAAGAAGATCGTCTTCGCCTGCGACGCCGGCATGGGCTCCTCCGCCATGGGCGCCTCCGTGCTGCGCCGGAAGATCCAGGAGCGCGGGCTGAACGTCGCCGTGGTCCACTCGGCGGTCAACGAGATCCCGGAAGACGCCGACATCATCATCACCCACAAGCAGCTGGCCGACCGGGCTCGCCAGAAGGCGGGCAACGCCCAGGTGATTGAGGTCGAGAACTTCGTCAACAACCCCGTGTACGACGAGATCGTCTCCAACCTGAAGTAG
- a CDS encoding BglG family transcription antiterminator yields MAETELTARQIRLADRLLRARQPVTVAALASALDVSTRTLQRDLPHVQRWLAGNGVRLSARPRTGLRVVATAHQVERALAQLAALQQRPGLSPEERQERLRQELLVIRSAKLLYFARRFGVTEATVSHDLDRIEPWFAERGLTLLRKPGYGIELQGPERCFRGAIIDLLRERLTDERLIEGLRQLTEPMGSNLTETASALLLRFVDRETVVRVEAAVRALNSRLPQPMADGAAAGLVVHLALAMERLRSGGAIHFPAETLEALKRTREWAFASELAGHIAADMGLQIPEEEVGYITMHLRGARLWLAPGPRSPGEPGDPGDPERQEAMVLAHTMAATAEGLLGVPLAGEETLIRSLAVHLVPAIHRLRMGLEIRNPLLQRIRTEYPELFEASRQVCALMAGYLGVVVPDAEVGYVAMHLGAALERIRIRQEARYRAVLTCPSGVGSSQMLAGRVAVMLPEVEVVAVTSFTELPDLLARLPEPPDLVISTVSLDLAEPPVVLVSPLLNRADVEAIRRVLDQLPQRQGRPVGRNEERWPRAESARPRSLKPLMAARRAAAMGQVIVDLLRDFRLRPLERGDPVASACGLLAGAGLLADRGRLEADLRRREALGRTEVAPGLWLLHARTAAVTRPVLGLLRAPGEAYLVMLAPVEASPEALEALGVVSSALVESPELVDALRHRSEEYVREAIGEVLTPLLLLPPDPTQSDAESER; encoded by the coding sequence GTGGCCGAGACAGAGCTCACCGCCCGTCAGATCCGGCTGGCGGACCGGCTCCTGCGCGCGCGGCAGCCGGTCACGGTGGCCGCGCTGGCCTCCGCCCTCGACGTGAGCACCCGCACCCTGCAGCGCGACCTGCCCCACGTGCAGCGGTGGCTTGCAGGCAACGGCGTGCGGCTGTCCGCCCGCCCCCGGACCGGCCTCAGGGTGGTCGCCACCGCCCACCAGGTGGAGCGTGCGCTGGCACAGCTCGCCGCCCTGCAGCAGAGGCCCGGGCTGAGCCCGGAGGAGCGCCAGGAGCGTCTCCGCCAGGAGCTGCTCGTGATCCGCAGCGCCAAGCTGCTCTACTTCGCCCGCCGCTTCGGCGTCACCGAAGCGACGGTCAGCCACGACCTGGACCGCATAGAGCCCTGGTTCGCCGAGCGGGGCCTGACCCTGCTCCGCAAGCCCGGATACGGCATCGAGCTTCAGGGGCCGGAGCGCTGCTTCCGGGGAGCGATCATCGACCTCCTGCGGGAGCGGCTGACCGACGAGCGCCTCATCGAGGGGCTCCGACAGCTGACCGAGCCCATGGGTTCCAACCTGACAGAGACAGCCTCCGCCCTGCTCCTCCGCTTCGTGGACCGCGAGACCGTGGTCCGAGTCGAGGCGGCGGTGCGGGCGTTGAACAGCCGCCTGCCCCAACCGATGGCGGACGGGGCTGCGGCCGGCCTCGTGGTTCACCTCGCCCTGGCGATGGAGCGGCTCCGCAGCGGCGGGGCGATCCACTTCCCCGCTGAGACCCTGGAGGCGCTGAAGCGCACCCGGGAGTGGGCCTTCGCCTCCGAGCTGGCCGGGCACATCGCCGCGGACATGGGCCTGCAGATCCCCGAGGAGGAGGTCGGCTACATCACCATGCACCTGCGCGGGGCCCGGCTCTGGCTGGCCCCGGGGCCGCGGTCGCCAGGCGAGCCGGGCGACCCGGGTGACCCCGAGCGGCAGGAGGCGATGGTCCTGGCGCACACCATGGCGGCCACCGCCGAGGGGCTGCTGGGGGTGCCGCTGGCCGGCGAGGAGACCCTGATCCGCTCGCTGGCGGTCCACCTGGTGCCCGCCATCCACCGGCTCCGGATGGGCCTGGAGATCCGCAACCCGCTCCTGCAGCGCATCCGGACGGAGTACCCGGAGCTCTTCGAGGCGAGCCGCCAGGTCTGCGCCCTCATGGCGGGATACCTGGGGGTGGTCGTCCCGGATGCCGAGGTCGGCTACGTGGCGATGCACCTCGGTGCCGCGCTGGAGCGCATCCGGATCCGCCAGGAGGCCCGGTACCGGGCCGTGCTCACCTGCCCGTCGGGGGTGGGTTCGTCGCAGATGCTGGCCGGGCGCGTCGCAGTGATGCTGCCTGAGGTCGAGGTGGTCGCCGTCACCTCGTTCACGGAGCTGCCCGACCTGCTGGCCCGGCTGCCAGAGCCGCCGGACCTGGTGATCTCCACCGTCTCCCTGGACCTTGCGGAGCCGCCGGTGGTGCTGGTCAGCCCGCTGCTGAACCGCGCCGACGTCGAGGCGATCCGCCGGGTGCTGGACCAGCTCCCTCAGCGCCAGGGCCGGCCTGTGGGCCGGAACGAGGAGCGGTGGCCCCGGGCCGAGTCGGCCCGCCCCCGCTCCCTGAAGCCCCTGATGGCGGCCCGGCGGGCTGCGGCCATGGGGCAGGTGATCGTCGACCTGCTGCGCGACTTCCGGCTGCGCCCCCTGGAGCGGGGCGACCCGGTGGCGTCGGCATGCGGCCTGCTGGCCGGCGCGGGGCTGCTGGCGGACCGGGGCCGGCTGGAGGCGGACCTCCGGCGGCGGGAGGCGCTGGGGCGCACCGAGGTGGCCCCGGGACTCTGGCTCCTGCACGCCCGCACGGCTGCCGTGACCAGGCCCGTCCTGGGGCTGCTGCGCGCACCCGGGGAGGCGTACCTGGTGATGCTGGCGCCCGTCGAGGCGAGCCCCGAAGCGCTGGAGGCGCTGGGCGTGGTCAGCAGCGCCCTGGTGGAGTCGCCGGAGCTGGTCGACGCCCTCCGCCACCGTTCCGAGGAGTACGTCCGGGAGGCCATAGGGGAGGTTCTCACGCCCCTGTTGCTCCTCCCGCCAGACCCAACGCAATCTGATGCAGAAAGCGAGCGATAG
- a CDS encoding PTS sugar transporter subunit IIA, translating into MFSRREPARPILTAADIILDAKAADKWEAIRLVGNRLVEAGHVEPGYVDAMIEREKGFTTYVGNGLAIPHGVAESKRFIRSSGLAIAQFPRGIDFGEGNVAYLVIGIAGKGDQHLELLSSIALRCENPDEVKRLAQTRSAEDLLRAFL; encoded by the coding sequence ATGTTCTCTAGGCGGGAACCCGCCCGACCGATTCTCACCGCAGCGGACATCATTCTCGACGCCAAGGCGGCGGACAAGTGGGAGGCGATCCGGCTGGTCGGCAACCGGCTGGTGGAGGCCGGCCACGTCGAACCGGGTTACGTGGACGCCATGATCGAACGGGAGAAGGGCTTCACCACCTACGTGGGCAACGGCCTGGCGATCCCCCACGGCGTGGCGGAGAGCAAGCGGTTCATCCGCTCCTCGGGCCTTGCCATCGCCCAGTTTCCCCGGGGCATCGACTTCGGCGAGGGCAACGTCGCGTACCTGGTCATCGGCATCGCCGGCAAGGGCGACCAGCACCTGGAGCTGCTCTCCTCCATCGCCCTGCGCTGCGAGAACCCCGACGAGGTGAAGCGGCTGGCGCAGACCCGCAGTGCGGAGGACCTGCTCAGGGCCTTCCTGTGA
- a CDS encoding mannitol-1-phosphate 5-dehydrogenase gives MFALHFGAGNIGRGFIGYLLARSGHQVTFVDVNPELVRLIQERGRYSVHLLGAEQRVEWVEGVSALDGREQEVVAAAVARADLVTTSVGAGVLPRLAPAIADGLRRRGGRPLHIIACENMIGASAFLRDEVLKLTGGDALGAAFPNAVVDRIVPPFAPTGEDPLAIGVEPYCEWLVEEEAFVADVPPVEGMKRVANLGAFVERKLFGLNMGHAVIAYLGYLRGHRLIGEAIADPFVRAGLYGALVEAGLTLCLRHGFSEAEQARYAATTISRFENPALVDPVTRVGREPARKLGPQDRLVRPALLALEAGIIPRCLARAIAAAFLFDPAEDPGAVALAGRARAEGLAPMLTEVCGLPADSLLRRLVEEEYALLRSFDESA, from the coding sequence ATGTTCGCCTTGCACTTCGGGGCCGGCAACATCGGCCGCGGTTTCATCGGCTACCTCCTGGCCAGGTCCGGCCACCAGGTGACCTTTGTGGACGTGAACCCGGAGCTGGTCAGGCTGATCCAGGAGCGGGGCAGGTACAGCGTGCACCTGCTGGGCGCAGAGCAGCGGGTGGAGTGGGTGGAGGGGGTGAGCGCCCTCGACGGGCGTGAGCAGGAGGTCGTGGCCGCCGCGGTGGCGCGGGCCGACCTGGTCACCACCTCCGTCGGCGCCGGCGTGCTGCCGCGCCTCGCCCCGGCGATCGCCGACGGGCTCCGCCGCCGGGGCGGAAGGCCCCTGCACATCATCGCCTGCGAAAATATGATCGGCGCCAGCGCCTTCCTGCGGGACGAGGTGCTGAAGCTCACCGGCGGCGACGCCCTGGGCGCGGCGTTCCCCAACGCGGTGGTCGACCGCATCGTGCCGCCTTTCGCGCCAACCGGGGAGGACCCGCTGGCCATCGGAGTTGAGCCCTACTGCGAGTGGCTGGTGGAGGAGGAGGCCTTTGTGGCCGACGTGCCTCCGGTGGAGGGCATGAAGCGCGTGGCCAACCTGGGCGCCTTCGTGGAGCGCAAGCTCTTCGGCCTGAATATGGGCCACGCCGTCATCGCCTACCTGGGCTACCTGCGGGGGCACCGCCTGATCGGCGAGGCCATCGCCGACCCCTTCGTCAGGGCGGGCCTCTACGGGGCGCTGGTGGAGGCCGGCCTCACCCTCTGCCTGCGACACGGCTTCAGCGAGGCGGAGCAGGCCCGCTACGCGGCGACCACAATCTCCCGGTTCGAGAACCCCGCACTGGTGGACCCCGTGACCCGGGTCGGCCGGGAGCCGGCCCGCAAGCTGGGGCCGCAGGACCGGCTGGTCCGGCCCGCGCTCCTGGCCCTGGAGGCCGGAATCATCCCCCGGTGCCTCGCCCGGGCTATTGCCGCCGCCTTCCTCTTCGACCCGGCGGAGGATCCGGGTGCGGTCGCCCTGGCCGGCCGGGCCCGGGCCGAGGGGTTGGCGCCGATGCTGACGGAGGTCTGCGGGCTGCCTGCCGACTCGCTCCTGCGGCGGCTCGTGGAGGAGGAGTACGCCCTGCTCCGGTCCTTCGACGAGAGCGCGTGA